The Streptomyces spororaveus genome includes a region encoding these proteins:
- a CDS encoding S8 family peptidase, translated as MSVTLLAGSATASVALAAETPAAAPAATVAPTAPVENLIVGYKSSATEASSNTAAADDATAKGKKAGKKAKFDRRLGTGAALVSLGGTVAPAAAADVMAQFRADPDVAYVEPDTRAYAMAVTPNDTEYAKQWDLFEPTAGMNVPGAWDKTTGSGVTVAVIDTGYVAHSDVAPNIVAGYDFISTSSEARDGNGRDSNPADEGDWNATDGECGTGSKASTSSWHGTHVAGTIAAATNNSKGVAGIAYGAKIQPVRVLGKCGGATSDIVDAITWASGGSVAGVPANATPAKVINMSLGGSGTCGTSYQNAINAAVARGTTVVVAAGNSNANASGFSPASCNNVINVASTNRAGDRSYYSNFGSIIDVSAPGGETRRATDTPGTVTTPENAILSTLNAGTSTPGAETYKPYQGTSMAAPHIAGLAALLKSANTSLTPAQIESAIKTNARPLAGTCTGGCGAGLADAAATVAAVTSTPPTSGRENTTDYAIADNATVESPITVTGVTGNAPAALKVGVNIVHSYIGDLKVDLVAPDGSVYNLHNRSGGSTANINQVYTVNASSEVANGTWKLRVNDNAGGDTGKIDSWNLTF; from the coding sequence ATGTCCGTCACCCTGCTCGCCGGCTCCGCGACCGCCTCCGTGGCCCTGGCCGCCGAGACCCCCGCCGCGGCCCCCGCCGCAACGGTCGCCCCCACCGCGCCGGTCGAGAACCTCATCGTCGGATACAAGTCCTCGGCCACCGAGGCCAGCTCGAACACGGCGGCGGCCGACGACGCCACCGCCAAGGGCAAGAAGGCCGGCAAGAAGGCGAAGTTCGACCGCCGCCTCGGCACCGGAGCCGCCCTCGTCAGCCTCGGCGGGACCGTCGCCCCGGCCGCGGCGGCCGACGTGATGGCCCAGTTCCGCGCCGACCCGGACGTCGCCTACGTCGAGCCGGACACCCGCGCCTACGCCATGGCCGTCACCCCGAACGACACCGAGTACGCCAAGCAGTGGGACCTCTTCGAGCCCACCGCCGGCATGAACGTCCCCGGTGCCTGGGACAAGACCACGGGCTCCGGCGTCACCGTCGCCGTGATCGACACCGGCTACGTCGCCCACTCGGACGTCGCGCCGAACATCGTCGCCGGCTACGACTTCATCTCGACCTCCTCCGAGGCCCGCGACGGCAACGGCCGTGACAGCAACCCCGCCGACGAGGGCGACTGGAACGCCACCGACGGCGAGTGCGGTACCGGCTCCAAGGCCAGCACCTCCTCCTGGCACGGCACCCACGTCGCGGGCACCATCGCCGCGGCCACCAACAACTCCAAGGGTGTCGCCGGCATCGCCTACGGCGCGAAGATCCAGCCCGTCCGCGTCCTCGGCAAGTGCGGCGGCGCCACCTCGGACATCGTCGACGCCATCACCTGGGCCTCCGGCGGCTCCGTCGCGGGCGTCCCGGCCAACGCCACCCCGGCCAAGGTCATCAACATGAGCCTCGGCGGCTCGGGCACCTGTGGCACCAGCTACCAGAACGCCATCAACGCCGCCGTCGCCCGCGGTACGACCGTCGTCGTCGCCGCCGGCAACAGCAACGCCAACGCGTCCGGCTTCTCGCCCGCCAGCTGCAACAACGTGATCAACGTGGCGTCGACCAACCGCGCCGGCGACCGCTCGTACTACTCGAACTTCGGCTCGATCATCGACGTCTCCGCCCCGGGCGGTGAGACCCGCCGCGCCACCGACACGCCCGGCACCGTCACCACCCCCGAGAACGCGATCCTCTCCACCCTGAACGCCGGCACCAGCACCCCCGGTGCCGAGACCTACAAGCCCTACCAGGGCACCAGCATGGCCGCCCCGCACATCGCGGGCCTGGCCGCCCTGCTGAAGTCGGCGAACACCTCGCTGACCCCGGCCCAGATCGAGTCGGCGATCAAGACCAACGCCCGCCCGCTGGCCGGTACCTGCACCGGTGGCTGCGGCGCCGGCCTCGCCGACGCGGCCGCGACCGTCGCCGCGGTGACCTCGACCCCGCCCACCTCGGGCCGCGAGAACACCACGGACTACGCCATCGCGGACAACGCCACCGTGGAGAGCCCGATCACCGTCACCGGTGTGACCGGCAACGCCCCGGCTGCCCTCAAGGTCGGCGTGAACATCGTCCACAGCTACATCGGCGACCTCAAGGTCGACCTGGTCGCCCCGGACGGCAGCGTCTACAACCTGCACAACCGCTCCGGCGGCAGCACGGCCAACATCAACCAGGTCTACACCGTCAACGCCTCCTCCGAGGTCGCGAACGGCACCTGGAAGCTGCGGGTCAACGACAACGCAGGCGGCGACACCGGCAAGATCGACTCCTGGAACCTGACCTTCTGA
- a CDS encoding helix-turn-helix transcriptional regulator — translation MVAATGHADTSVGHGELIKAVDRALTAHGRAILTGPAGAGKTEVVRAVAAAAESRRETVLCLAPEAADQWIPEASAAALLASVPGGALDQLSGPQRTAIALLRREADAPRAGRDHIALRLAVVEVLRTLAERHPVLLVLDNAQWLDAESTDLLRFALRLTPPGVRVLVAECVQGGVPVGEPLCGPGVPAIRVPPLGADEVAELLVRHGLPARLAGRIHQASGGNPRLALALGHSLAEAAEARDGSAHHADPLPVSGQAREVARRLLAGVPAQARRTLLLAALAARPTISLLRRAGRPDAEAELAEAERAALVRVGDDGSVEFTAGALPTALAADAGWPERAAGHAALADAVDDPVQAVRHRALAVDTPDQWLAAEITEAAAACRRRGQRALAAELGLLAAERTPSWLAGEELARLVTAAEDAGWSGRADLARRATGAVLARDASPADRVRARLAVIDAAGQALGALDETIAYAMDEAAGDPSLQAAVQLRIAWKHNLSDGDPVRSRDAAARAGALAALGGDQVAEAMALTVRARMGRILGDPGAEAILAEALALPAPEVPLGMRNAPQYLAVRHALFDDGCDDARRQLMVLLPAVQRTGSAEDVFEVLRSLTEVELRSGRCEAASAHARRALELTIEAGLSPGPAWYVAAMAEAMGGSFARAAGYARRGIQASQEEQDQVFLSRNLHALGLVELATGEASKAVATLRRVAELEAAQQVVDPSILRWHGELAEALIAADATDEAARLLASVRTVAVGLGRTGVVAALDRARGLCLSAQGDADAAVHLLEATAQRFEALRLPLERGRTLLALARVERRRRRRAPARAALRAAAEVFERAGAAPWAELAGEAAPGDGAGAQVPAAATLTEAETRLALLVSQGASNQEAAAKLFLSVKTVEARLTRIYQKLDVRSRAQLATALRTR, via the coding sequence GTGGTGGCGGCGACGGGGCACGCTGACACAAGTGTCGGACACGGAGAACTGATCAAGGCGGTCGACCGCGCGCTGACCGCGCACGGCCGGGCGATCCTGACCGGACCGGCCGGCGCGGGCAAGACCGAGGTCGTGCGCGCCGTCGCGGCCGCGGCCGAATCACGCCGCGAGACCGTGCTGTGCCTCGCTCCCGAGGCCGCCGACCAATGGATACCCGAGGCGTCCGCCGCCGCGCTCCTCGCCTCCGTACCCGGCGGCGCCCTGGACCAGCTCTCCGGTCCCCAGCGCACCGCCATCGCCCTGCTGCGCCGCGAGGCCGACGCCCCCCGGGCCGGCCGCGACCACATCGCCCTGCGCCTCGCCGTGGTCGAGGTACTGCGTACGCTCGCCGAGCGCCACCCCGTCCTGCTCGTCCTCGACAACGCCCAGTGGCTCGACGCCGAGAGCACCGACCTGCTCCGCTTCGCCCTCCGCCTCACCCCGCCCGGTGTACGGGTCCTGGTCGCCGAATGCGTCCAGGGCGGGGTCCCCGTCGGCGAACCCCTCTGCGGCCCCGGCGTCCCCGCCATCCGGGTACCCCCGCTGGGCGCCGACGAGGTCGCCGAGCTCCTCGTCCGCCACGGCCTCCCGGCCCGCCTCGCCGGCCGGATCCACCAGGCCAGCGGCGGCAACCCGCGCCTCGCCCTCGCCCTCGGCCACTCCCTCGCCGAAGCCGCCGAGGCCCGCGACGGCAGCGCGCACCACGCCGACCCCCTGCCCGTCTCCGGACAGGCCCGCGAGGTCGCCCGCCGGCTCCTCGCCGGAGTCCCCGCCCAGGCCCGCCGCACCCTGCTGCTCGCCGCCCTCGCGGCCCGCCCCACCATCTCCCTGCTGCGCCGGGCCGGCCGCCCCGACGCCGAGGCCGAGCTGGCCGAGGCGGAACGGGCCGCGCTGGTCAGGGTGGGGGACGACGGCTCCGTGGAGTTCACCGCCGGCGCCCTGCCCACCGCCCTCGCCGCGGACGCGGGCTGGCCCGAACGCGCCGCCGGGCACGCGGCCCTGGCCGACGCCGTCGACGATCCCGTCCAGGCCGTACGCCACCGCGCGCTGGCCGTGGACACCCCCGACCAGTGGCTCGCCGCGGAGATCACCGAGGCCGCCGCGGCCTGCCGCCGCCGGGGCCAGCGCGCCCTCGCCGCCGAACTGGGCCTGCTCGCCGCCGAACGCACCCCGTCCTGGCTGGCCGGCGAGGAACTGGCCCGCCTGGTCACCGCCGCCGAGGACGCCGGCTGGTCCGGCCGCGCCGACCTCGCCCGCCGCGCCACCGGGGCCGTCCTGGCCCGTGACGCCTCGCCCGCCGACCGGGTACGGGCCCGCCTCGCCGTGATCGACGCCGCCGGGCAGGCCCTCGGCGCCCTCGACGAGACCATCGCGTACGCCATGGACGAGGCCGCCGGGGACCCCTCGCTCCAGGCCGCCGTCCAGCTGCGGATCGCCTGGAAGCACAACCTCAGCGACGGCGACCCGGTCCGCTCCCGCGACGCCGCGGCCCGCGCCGGAGCGCTCGCCGCACTCGGCGGCGACCAGGTCGCCGAGGCCATGGCCCTGACCGTACGGGCCCGCATGGGCCGCATCCTCGGCGACCCGGGCGCCGAGGCGATCCTGGCCGAGGCCCTCGCTCTGCCCGCCCCCGAGGTGCCGCTCGGCATGCGCAACGCGCCCCAGTACCTCGCCGTCCGGCACGCCCTCTTCGACGACGGCTGCGACGACGCCCGCCGCCAGCTGATGGTCCTGCTGCCCGCCGTCCAGCGCACCGGCTCCGCCGAGGACGTCTTCGAGGTGCTGCGCAGCCTCACCGAGGTCGAACTGCGCAGCGGCCGGTGCGAGGCCGCCTCCGCCCACGCCCGCCGGGCCCTGGAGCTCACGATCGAAGCGGGCCTCTCGCCCGGCCCCGCCTGGTACGTCGCCGCGATGGCGGAGGCCATGGGCGGCAGCTTCGCCCGGGCCGCCGGCTACGCCCGGCGCGGCATCCAGGCCTCGCAGGAGGAGCAGGACCAGGTCTTCCTCTCCCGCAACCTGCACGCGCTCGGCCTCGTCGAACTCGCCACGGGAGAGGCGTCGAAGGCCGTCGCCACCCTGCGCCGGGTCGCCGAACTGGAGGCCGCCCAGCAGGTGGTGGACCCCTCGATCCTGCGCTGGCACGGAGAGCTCGCCGAGGCCCTGATCGCCGCCGACGCGACCGACGAGGCGGCCCGCCTGCTGGCCTCCGTCCGTACCGTCGCCGTCGGCCTCGGCCGTACCGGCGTCGTCGCGGCCCTCGACCGGGCCCGCGGACTGTGCCTGTCCGCCCAGGGAGACGCCGACGCTGCCGTGCACCTGCTGGAGGCCACCGCCCAGCGCTTCGAAGCCCTCCGGCTGCCGCTGGAGCGCGGCCGTACGCTGCTGGCCCTCGCCCGGGTGGAGCGCCGCCGGCGCCGCCGGGCCCCGGCCCGTGCGGCGCTCCGGGCCGCGGCCGAGGTGTTCGAGCGGGCCGGGGCCGCCCCCTGGGCGGAACTCGCCGGGGAAGCCGCCCCCGGCGACGGCGCCGGTGCGCAGGTGCCGGCGGCCGCGACCCTGACCGAGGCCGAGACCCGCCTCGCGCTGCTGGTCAGTCAGGGCGCCAGCAACCAGGAGGCCGCGGCGAAGCTGTTCCTCAGCGTCAAGACGGTGGAGGCACGGCTGACCCGTATCTACCAGAAGCTCGACGTCCGCTCACGGGCCCAGCTGGCCACCGCGCTGCGCACGCGGTGA